The Pseudofrankia inefficax genome window below encodes:
- a CDS encoding PAC2 family protein, with protein sequence MIEFSGVGQLRSPVVVAAFEGWNDAADASSAAVEHLETIFGARVIGAIDPDDYYDFQVNRPTVSGVEGMARKISWPTTRLSVARPPKSDTDLVLIRGLEPNMRWRGFTDELIEAVHALGADMVVTLGALLADSPHTRPVPISGTAGDPATAARLGLEASRYEGPTGIVGVFSDACARAELASVSFWAAVPHYVANPPCPKATLALLRRVEDLLDLEIPLGDLPERARQWERQVDELAAGDTEVAEYVRSLESREPETALPEASGDAIAREFERYLRRRGSAGS encoded by the coding sequence GTGATCGAGTTCTCCGGGGTCGGGCAGCTCCGGTCGCCGGTCGTGGTCGCCGCCTTTGAAGGGTGGAACGACGCGGCCGACGCGAGTTCCGCGGCGGTGGAGCATCTGGAGACGATCTTCGGCGCCAGGGTCATCGGCGCCATCGACCCGGACGACTACTACGACTTCCAGGTCAACCGCCCGACCGTGAGCGGCGTCGAGGGCATGGCCCGGAAGATCTCCTGGCCGACGACCCGGCTGTCGGTGGCCCGCCCGCCGAAGTCGGACACCGACCTGGTGCTCATCCGGGGCCTGGAGCCGAACATGCGGTGGCGGGGCTTCACCGACGAGCTGATCGAGGCGGTGCACGCGCTCGGTGCCGACATGGTCGTCACCCTGGGGGCGCTGCTGGCCGACTCGCCGCACACCCGCCCGGTGCCGATCAGTGGCACCGCCGGCGACCCGGCGACCGCGGCCCGTCTCGGCCTGGAGGCGTCCCGATACGAAGGCCCAACTGGCATCGTCGGGGTCTTCTCGGACGCCTGCGCCCGCGCGGAGCTCGCGAGCGTGTCGTTCTGGGCGGCCGTCCCGCACTACGTCGCGAACCCGCCCTGCCCGAAGGCGACGCTCGCGCTGCTGCGCCGGGTCGAGGACCTGCTCGACCTGGAGATCCCGCTCGGGGACCTGCCCGAGCGGGCCCGCCAGTGGGAGCGCCAGGTCGACGAGCTCGCCGCGGGGGACACCGAGGTCGCGGAGTACGTCCGCTCGCTGGAGTCCCGCGAGCCCGAGACCGCGCTGCCCGAGGCCTCCGGCGACGCGATAGCCCGCGAGTTCGAGCGCTACCTCCGCCGCCGAGGCTCCGCCGGCAGCTGA
- a CDS encoding HAD family hydrolase, whose amino-acid sequence MTAAETPATETPAWPAAVLLDMDGLLVDTEHLWTISEEELAARYGREFTPRMKQAMVGHGIDTAVPLMLSMLGVDADPADAGRFLVERTVELFRTPGLVERRPGAPELLARLAEAGVATALVSSSFRSLMDPVLDTLGREFFTVTVAGDEVARRKPYPDPYLIAAAALGVDPARCVVLEDSTTGALAGLRAGCVTVLVPSMPNLPTLAEVAANTEAALAATAAPGPGYADTVELADRLLRAETLHDVTPGFLAGLVPAAT is encoded by the coding sequence GTGACCGCTGCCGAGACGCCTGCCACCGAGACGCCTGCCTGGCCGGCGGCCGTGCTGCTGGACATGGACGGCCTGCTGGTCGACACCGAGCACCTGTGGACGATCTCCGAGGAGGAGCTGGCCGCCCGGTACGGCCGGGAGTTCACACCGCGGATGAAGCAGGCGATGGTCGGCCACGGCATCGACACCGCGGTGCCGCTGATGCTGTCGATGCTGGGCGTCGACGCGGACCCGGCCGACGCGGGCCGGTTCCTGGTGGAGCGCACCGTCGAGCTCTTCCGTACCCCGGGCCTGGTCGAGCGGCGGCCGGGGGCGCCCGAGCTGCTGGCCAGGCTGGCCGAGGCCGGGGTGGCGACCGCGCTGGTGTCCTCGTCGTTCCGGTCGCTGATGGACCCGGTGCTCGACACGCTCGGCCGGGAGTTCTTCACCGTCACCGTCGCCGGTGACGAGGTGGCGCGGCGCAAGCCGTACCCCGACCCCTATCTGATCGCCGCGGCCGCGCTCGGCGTCGACCCGGCCCGCTGCGTGGTGCTGGAGGACAGCACCACGGGGGCGCTCGCCGGTCTGCGGGCCGGCTGCGTGACGGTCCTGGTGCCGTCGATGCCGAACCTGCCGACCCTCGCCGAGGTCGCCGCCAACACCGAGGCCGCGCTGGCCGCCACGGCCGCGCCTGGGCCCGGGTACGCCGACACCGTCGAGCTGGCGGACCGGCTGCTGCGCGCCGAGACGCTGCACGACGTGACGCCGGGCTTCCTCGCCGGCCTGGTCCCGGCCGCGACCTAG
- a CDS encoding DivIVA domain-containing protein, which yields MAQGHRDPPGDGPAAPRAEFDLVARGYDPAQVDGYIKALWRYCADLTARVAAAEAALRHERDRRSAGDLTDPAQAGVRIGRMLAIAQQMSDEIVGGARLTAEQTLYDAVRDAGATHPIVQEARKQADKLLAEAAAESRRLAQERHEDLEAKIVEAAATLEAVRRQQGELLGALLRLRGMVGSGDFERTVAQLASSGADPRAADAAAGGSRPAAGSHATAGPNAAGPNGASPNGAAGSRAAGEAPAGPGPAGAPPPRSAPSGPPGAGSTRRAAAGGSPLSGGRRRAPHGTFPAGADVLDGELYPVEATPVSPPAGPPRAADQEIIDVEIVADGDPAP from the coding sequence ATGGCGCAGGGTCACCGCGACCCGCCCGGGGACGGGCCGGCCGCGCCGCGCGCCGAATTCGACCTGGTCGCCCGTGGGTACGACCCCGCACAGGTCGACGGGTACATCAAGGCGCTGTGGCGTTACTGCGCGGACCTGACCGCGCGGGTCGCCGCCGCGGAGGCCGCGCTGCGCCACGAGCGTGACCGGCGTTCCGCGGGCGACCTGACCGACCCGGCGCAGGCCGGCGTCCGGATCGGGCGGATGCTCGCGATCGCCCAGCAGATGTCCGACGAGATCGTCGGCGGTGCCCGGCTGACCGCCGAGCAGACCCTCTACGACGCGGTCCGCGACGCCGGCGCGACGCATCCGATCGTCCAGGAGGCCCGCAAGCAGGCCGACAAGCTGCTCGCCGAGGCCGCCGCGGAGTCCCGCCGGCTGGCCCAGGAACGGCACGAGGACCTCGAGGCGAAGATCGTCGAGGCGGCGGCGACGCTGGAGGCGGTGCGCCGCCAGCAGGGCGAGCTGCTCGGCGCGCTGCTGCGGCTGCGCGGCATGGTCGGCTCCGGCGACTTCGAGCGCACGGTCGCGCAGCTGGCCAGCTCCGGCGCCGACCCGCGGGCCGCCGACGCGGCGGCCGGCGGGTCGCGCCCCGCGGCCGGCTCACACGCCACCGCCGGCCCGAACGCGGCTGGCCCGAACGGCGCCAGCCCGAACGGCGCCGCCGGCTCGCGCGCGGCCGGCGAGGCGCCTGCCGGCCCGGGACCCGCCGGCGCCCCGCCGCCGCGATCGGCGCCGTCCGGGCCGCCCGGCGCCGGGTCGACGCGCCGCGCCGCCGCCGGCGGCAGCCCGTTATCCGGTGGCCGCCGGCGCGCGCCGCACGGCACGTTCCCGGCCGGCGCTGACGTCCTGGACGGCGAGCTGTACCCGGTCGAGGCCACCCCGGTCAGCCCGCCGGCGGGACCGCCCCGCGCCGCGGACCAGGAGATCATCGACGTCGAGATCGTCGCCGACGGCGATCCAGCTCCCTGA
- the mshC gene encoding cysteine--1-D-myo-inosityl 2-amino-2-deoxy-alpha-D-glucopyranoside ligase, with the protein MRSWPACPLPTLPGRGQRPRLFDTSRGRLEPVGPELPAAAGTAGPSVSLYVCGITPYDATHLGHAFTYVTYDLLNRALRDAGYQVRFVENVTDVDDPLLERAARDGVDWTEVAERETELFRTDMTALRVLPPDHYVGVVEAIPLIVEMVTELVAAGATYTLDGDVYFSVAAAPRFGYVSGLDAAAMRALSAERGGDPDRRGKKDPLDPPLWRAEQPGEPSWPSPFGPGRPGWHIECSAIARRYLGDVIDVQGGGEDLVFPHHECSSAHAEVATGHNPFARRYVHTGMVGLDGHKMSKSRGNLELVSRLRARGVAPAAIRLALLAHSHRDDWEWTEGELAAAEARLGRWRAAVALPAGPDATGLLAEVRAAVASDLDTPTALGAVDRWAATALAGTGGGDTAAPELTRLLVDALLGVDLGKVETNGS; encoded by the coding sequence ATGCGGTCCTGGCCAGCCTGTCCCCTTCCCACCCTCCCCGGACGGGGTCAGCGGCCACGCCTTTTCGACACCTCGCGCGGCCGGCTGGAGCCGGTCGGCCCCGAGCTGCCCGCCGCGGCAGGCACCGCCGGGCCGTCGGTGTCGCTGTACGTGTGCGGGATCACCCCGTACGACGCGACCCACCTGGGTCACGCGTTCACCTACGTCACCTACGACCTGCTGAACCGCGCGCTGCGTGACGCCGGCTACCAGGTCCGGTTCGTCGAGAACGTCACCGACGTCGACGACCCGCTGCTGGAGCGGGCCGCCCGCGACGGCGTCGACTGGACCGAGGTCGCCGAACGCGAGACCGAGCTGTTCCGCACCGATATGACCGCGCTGCGGGTACTGCCGCCGGACCACTACGTCGGCGTCGTGGAGGCCATCCCGCTGATCGTCGAGATGGTCACCGAGCTCGTCGCGGCCGGCGCGACCTACACCCTCGACGGCGACGTCTACTTCTCGGTCGCCGCCGCCCCCCGGTTCGGCTACGTCTCCGGCCTGGACGCGGCCGCGATGCGCGCGCTGTCCGCCGAGCGCGGCGGCGACCCGGACCGGCGCGGCAAGAAGGACCCGCTCGACCCGCCGCTGTGGCGGGCCGAGCAGCCCGGTGAACCGAGCTGGCCGTCGCCGTTCGGCCCGGGCCGGCCCGGCTGGCACATCGAGTGCTCGGCGATCGCCCGGCGCTACCTGGGCGACGTCATCGACGTCCAGGGCGGCGGCGAGGACCTGGTGTTCCCGCACCACGAGTGCTCCTCGGCGCACGCCGAGGTCGCCACCGGCCACAACCCTTTCGCCCGCCGGTACGTCCATACCGGCATGGTCGGTCTGGACGGGCACAAGATGTCGAAGTCGCGCGGCAACCTGGAGCTCGTCTCCCGGCTGCGCGCCCGCGGCGTCGCCCCGGCGGCGATCCGGCTGGCGCTGCTGGCCCACTCCCACCGCGACGACTGGGAGTGGACGGAGGGCGAGCTGGCCGCCGCCGAGGCCAGGCTGGGCCGCTGGCGCGCGGCCGTCGCGCTGCCCGCCGGCCCGGACGCGACCGGCCTGCTCGCCGAGGTGCGGGCCGCCGTGGCCTCCGACCTGGACACGCCGACGGCGCTCGGCGCCGTCGACCGCTGGGCCGCCACGGCACTCGCGGGCACCGGTGGTGGCGACACGGCCGCGCCTGAGCTGACCCGCCTGCTCGTCGATGCGCTGCTCGGTGTAGACCTTGGAAAAGTGGAGACGAACGGGAGCTGA
- a CDS encoding MSMEG_4193 family putative phosphomutase produces the protein MTTVLLVRHGLTALTGKLLLGWTPGVGLDERGLAQAKAVAGRLAKVPLDAVVSSPLDRCAQTAAEIAAVGPDGAARPAVALDDRIGECHYGDWTGQELATLAKDPLWKVVQAHPSAVTFPGPQGEALRDTQARGVAAVRDWNARLGPDATWLLCSHGDVIRAIVTDALGMHLDMYHRVNVDPCSLTVIRYTETRPFVLRVNDLGGTVDDLLPKPKEAAAEDEAGTEAADGAASESVVGGGAGVFTPA, from the coding sequence GTGACGACAGTGCTGCTGGTACGGCATGGGCTCACCGCGCTGACGGGCAAGCTGCTGCTCGGCTGGACCCCCGGCGTGGGGCTGGACGAGCGCGGCCTGGCGCAGGCGAAGGCGGTCGCCGGCCGGCTGGCGAAGGTGCCACTGGACGCGGTCGTCTCCAGCCCGCTGGACCGCTGCGCGCAGACCGCCGCCGAGATCGCCGCCGTCGGCCCCGACGGCGCTGCCCGCCCCGCCGTCGCGCTGGACGACCGGATCGGCGAGTGCCACTACGGCGACTGGACCGGCCAGGAGCTGGCGACGCTGGCGAAGGACCCGCTCTGGAAGGTCGTGCAGGCCCATCCGAGCGCGGTGACGTTCCCCGGCCCGCAGGGCGAGGCGCTGCGCGACACCCAGGCGCGCGGTGTCGCCGCCGTGCGCGACTGGAACGCCCGGCTCGGCCCGGACGCCACCTGGCTGCTGTGCTCGCACGGGGACGTGATCCGGGCGATCGTCACCGACGCGCTGGGCATGCACCTGGACATGTACCACCGGGTCAACGTCGACCCCTGCTCGCTGACGGTGATCCGGTACACCGAGACCCGGCCCTTCGTGCTGCGGGTCAACGACCTCGGCGGGACCGTCGACGACCTGCTCCCGAAGCCCAAGGAGGCGGCGGCCGAGGACGAGGCCGGCACCGAGGCGGCCGACGGCGCGGCGAGCGAGTCGGTCGTCGGCGGCGGCGCGGGCGTCTTCACCCCGGCCTGA
- a CDS encoding SCO1664 family protein, translating into MDPAVSGPTSAAHGGGGGRAPDVTAAPGPALPAARGGPAGRSCLEPSDAGGLDAAGALALLRTGELSIEGRLVEASNATLFCAISGGGVEARCVYKPVRGERPLWDFPDGTLAAREVAAYALSEQLGAGLVPPTVLRDGPFGTGMAQLWIDVDETVDVVRLVQGGDRRLRRIALFDAVINNADRKGCHLLPAPSGRVYAIDHGVTFHGEDKLRTVLWNWRGKRFDAAERALLDELAAALAGPFGDQLDDLLTRAEVAALRARIDRLRAGDRFPQPSDDWPPIPWPPF; encoded by the coding sequence GTGGACCCAGCTGTGAGCGGCCCCACCTCCGCGGCCCACGGTGGCGGCGGAGGCCGCGCTCCTGACGTGACGGCCGCCCCGGGCCCGGCCCTGCCGGCCGCGCGGGGCGGGCCCGCCGGCCGGTCGTGCCTGGAGCCCAGCGACGCCGGCGGGCTGGACGCGGCCGGCGCGCTCGCGCTGCTGCGGACCGGGGAGCTCTCGATCGAGGGCCGCCTGGTCGAGGCGAGCAACGCCACCCTGTTTTGCGCGATCAGCGGCGGCGGCGTCGAGGCTCGCTGCGTGTACAAGCCGGTGCGCGGCGAACGGCCGCTGTGGGACTTCCCGGACGGGACGCTCGCCGCCCGCGAGGTCGCCGCCTACGCGCTGTCCGAGCAGCTCGGCGCCGGCCTGGTCCCGCCGACGGTGCTGCGCGACGGGCCGTTCGGCACCGGCATGGCCCAGCTGTGGATCGACGTCGACGAGACGGTCGACGTCGTCCGGCTGGTCCAGGGCGGCGACCGGCGGCTGCGCCGGATCGCGCTGTTCGACGCGGTCATCAACAACGCCGACCGCAAGGGCTGCCACCTGCTGCCCGCCCCGTCCGGCCGGGTCTACGCGATCGACCACGGCGTGACGTTCCACGGCGAGGACAAGCTGCGGACCGTGCTGTGGAACTGGCGGGGCAAGCGGTTCGACGCCGCCGAGCGGGCGCTGCTCGACGAACTGGCGGCGGCGCTGGCCGGCCCGTTCGGCGACCAGCTCGACGACCTGCTCACCCGCGCGGAGGTCGCCGCCCTGCGCGCCCGGATCGACC